Sequence from the Coriobacteriia bacterium genome:
GGCCGCGGGCGGCTTCAAGGACATGACGCGCATCGCTGCGGGCAGCCCCGATCTGTGGACGGGCATCTGCCTCGACAATGCACCCGCGGTGATCGCCGGGATCAGCGGCCTCGAAGGCGTGCTGGCCGACTTTCGCCGGTCGGTGGAGGCGGGCGATGCCGATGCGGTGCGCTCGTGGCTCGCAGGCGCCGCCGACGTCCGTCGCGCGCTTCCGGCCCAGTGGGTGCCCGCCACCGCGCGCCTGCGCGAGCTGACGGTTCCCGTCACCGACCAACCCGGCGTGGTGGGCATCGTCACGACCGCGCTGAGCCGCGCGGGCTGCAACATCGAGGACATCGAGATCGACCACCAGTCCGAGGATAGCGCGGTGCTGCGCCTCGTATTGACCGACGAGGGCGACGCCGAAGCGCTCATGGCGGACCTGGTGTCCCGTGGGTTCGCACCGCAGATGAAAGCGCTCGAGGAGGACGCTTCGTGAGCAGGTTGCATGTCACACGCTCGGAGCGGCCGCTGACGGGTTCTGTGCGCGTCCCGAGCGACAAGTCCATGTCGCACCGCTCGGTCCTCTTTGCGGCGATGGCCGAGGGCGAATCGCATCTCAGCGGTGTGCTGGACAGCGCCGACGTGCGTTCGACGATGAGGGCGGTCGAGGCACTGGGAGCCGAGGTCCGCGTGGAGGGAATCGGCCCGGGTGGCCTGACGCTCACCGTCCGTGGCTGGGGCGCGGAAGGCCCGCAGCAGCCGGAGGGGCCGATCGACTGTGGTAACTCGGGCACCACGGCGCGACTGCTCATGGGCGTGCTTGCGGGGTGGCCGATCGAGGTCACGCTCACCGGAGACGAGTCCCTGTCGCGTCGGCCGATGAGGCGGGTGACGGACCCGCTCCGCTCGATGGGCGCAACGTTCGAAGCGACCGAGGACGGAACGCTCCCGCTCACGGTACGTGGCGGAGCGCTCACCGGCATCGCGTACGCGACCCCTGTCGCGAGCGCTCAGGTGAAGACCGCCGTGATGCTCGCGGGTCTGCGTGCCGAGGGCGTCACGAGCGTGACCGAGCCTGCAGTCAGCCGCGACCATACCGAGCGCATGCTCCCGGCCTTCGGCGTGCCCGTCGCCTCGGACGTCCGCCGCATGACGGCGTCGGTGAAGGGTCCGGCCTCGCTCCTCGCGTGCGACATCGAGGTTCCCGGCGATCCTTCCTCGGCGGCCTTTCTGGCGGCAGCGGGCTTGTTGGTCCCCGGGAGCGAGATCGAGCTCACGGGGGTCGGCATGAACCCGACGCGGGTGGGCTTTGCGCTCGTCTTGCAGCGGATGGGGGCGGACATCGACCGCGTTCCTCGCATCCCGCCCGGCCCCGAGCCGGTGGAGGAGTTCACCGTTCGGTACACGCCGCAGCTCCGGGGCGTGGATGTGCCGTGGCAGGAGATCCCGCGCCTCGTGGACGAGGTGCCGATACTCGCGCTCGTGGCGGCCGGCTGTGCTGGGATCACGCGCTTCAATGGCGTACGCGAGCTTCGGGTAAAGGAAGCCGACCGGCTCCGGGCGGTCCACGAGGGACTCGACGCGTTCGGCGCCAACGCGAGCGCGGGGGAGGACTGGCTCGAGGTCACCGGCCCGTCGGCACTGCGCGCCGCGCATGTGTCTTCCCTCGGCGACCACCGGCTCGCGATGACGTGGGCGGTGGCGGGGCTGCTCGCCGAGGGCGAGACGGTCGTGGAGGACTTCGGGGCGGTCGAGGTGTCGTATCCCGGGTTCGCCGACGACCTTAAGCGCCTCGGCGCGAGCGTTCGGGTCGTGTAGCGCGTGCTAGAATGCCGTTGCCACCACCTCTGACGTGGGAGACTGCGCGTGATCATCGCCATCGATGGCCCGGCCGCGAGCGGCAAGTCGACCGTTGCCAAGGCCGTTGCCCGACGTCTCGACGTCCGCCACCTCGACACGGGCGCCATGTACCGCGCCGTGACCTGGCTTGCGCTCGACCGGAGAGTCCCGGTCGAAGACGGCCCCCTTCTCACGGCGCTTGCCGAGGAGAACCCGGTCACCTTCGACTACGCCGAAGGCGCGCCCATCGCGAACTCGGTGCACATCGCCGGTCGTGATGTCACGGCGGAGGTTCGTTTCCCCGTTGTTGATGCGAATGTAAGCGCCGTTTCGGCCGTCCCCGGTGTTCGTACGGCGCTCGTTGAGCAGCAGCGGCTGCTTGCCTCGGCGGGCGACACGGTGGCCGAGGGACGTGACATCGGCACGGTGGTCTTCCCGCATGCCGAGGTGAAGATCTACCTCACCGCCAGTGCCGAGGAGCGAGCGCGCCGACGCCGTATAGACCTTGCCAATCAGGGGCACGAGGTCGATCAGGACGAGGTGCAGGCACGGCTGGAGCGGCGGGACGCGTATGACTCATCGCGTGAGGTG
This genomic interval carries:
- the cmk gene encoding (d)CMP kinase, which gives rise to MIIAIDGPAASGKSTVAKAVARRLDVRHLDTGAMYRAVTWLALDRRVPVEDGPLLTALAEENPVTFDYAEGAPIANSVHIAGRDVTAEVRFPVVDANVSAVSAVPGVRTALVEQQRLLASAGDTVAEGRDIGTVVFPHAEVKIYLTASAEERARRRRIDLANQGHEVDQDEVQARLERRDAYDSSREVSPLEAAVDAELLDTTGLSIEQVVDAIVERVEGAR
- the aroA gene encoding 3-phosphoshikimate 1-carboxyvinyltransferase; this encodes MSRLHVTRSERPLTGSVRVPSDKSMSHRSVLFAAMAEGESHLSGVLDSADVRSTMRAVEALGAEVRVEGIGPGGLTLTVRGWGAEGPQQPEGPIDCGNSGTTARLLMGVLAGWPIEVTLTGDESLSRRPMRRVTDPLRSMGATFEATEDGTLPLTVRGGALTGIAYATPVASAQVKTAVMLAGLRAEGVTSVTEPAVSRDHTERMLPAFGVPVASDVRRMTASVKGPASLLACDIEVPGDPSSAAFLAAAGLLVPGSEIELTGVGMNPTRVGFALVLQRMGADIDRVPRIPPGPEPVEEFTVRYTPQLRGVDVPWQEIPRLVDEVPILALVAAGCAGITRFNGVRELRVKEADRLRAVHEGLDAFGANASAGEDWLEVTGPSALRAAHVSSLGDHRLAMTWAVAGLLAEGETVVEDFGAVEVSYPGFADDLKRLGASVRVV